The Geobacter metallireducens GS-15 region CCTTTGCGAAAAAACGACCCGGACAGTGTCGTCTCCGGTATGAAATAGGGGGTTTTGACCCGGTACACCAGCGAGGCTTCCTGCTTTGCATGTTGGGGGTGAAGGTAACCGGCTGCCGCATCCTGCCAGTCGATATTGGTAGAACTGACGAGCCCGCTCCGGCTTTGGGAGCGATCCTTGAAATCGCGGTGAAACGTGAACAGGCCGTTCCCGTAGAAAGGCGGCTCCCCAGCGGGTTCTTTTCCCCCCTCCTGGCCTCGATTGAGGCACCATTTCCCCCGGCTTTGCCAGTCAAGGGTCAGAACATCCCCCTTTGCCATGGTGAAGTCGTTCGTATAAACCGGCGAGCGGCCGTGCCCGTTCGGATGCATGGTCATGTAATAGTATTTCTTGCCGGCCTTGCGCGACGAACCGCGCCGCAGCATTGTCCAGAGCTCCACATTGTCGTTAAGCTCATCGAGGCTCGCAATGGTCCGGTTGTCCTTCAGGAGAAAATAGGTTCGCGTATCGGCGTCAATGTAGTGCCAGTCATTGTTGTAGTAGACTTCGGTCGCGGCATGGTTGCCGATATTGACGTGACGTGCTGTAAGCCCGGCGGTCCACCAGAGGGATTCCAGCACCGCCGCATAGGTTCCGCAGTAGCCGTAGCCGTACACATTCAGGTGTTCCAGCCCATCCAGGCTCGTCCCCCATCTGCCGTGGTAGCAGGAGTCCATGACAAACCTCCAGAGGGCCAGGGCCTTTTCCTCGGCAGTCATGCCGGGTGCCACCACGCCGGCAACGACTGACGCAAGACTTGAACAGTCAACCGAGCCACTGGAGCGGAGGCGGGGGGTGAGTGATTCACCTTCGTTCACTTCGATACGGATCGATGAGTTTTCAAGGGGAGCGTCGGAAGGCGTATGAATGGAGAAAGAATGCTGCTGCGCGGTGATAAGTTCTGAGTAGCTCCGATCACCACCTTCAAGGGTCAGGTCGGGCAGGACCGGCTTGCCTGAACAAGCCGCGCCCCCCATGATTACCAGGAACGCCGCCATGGCTGTCAACCGTATGCTCCGACACATAATTTTCATCTCCCCTTGCCCGTCACGACACTGAACTCAAACTGAGACTGTCGCCCTGCCAGCAGTGACTCAAACGTGAGGGTTCCCTGGGCACTCGCCGTGACCGTGGCAACCACCTTGCCGTCCTGCCGCACCTGATAGTCACGGCCAGGCTTCAGGTCGCACAGAAGCTGCCAAACCTTGCCGTTTCCGGAAAGCGGGTAACTCCCCTTGGTCAGGAAATCGGCTCCCTTGGCAAAAAGAACAGCCCGGTTACCGATGAGCGCCCCATAAAGCGAATCGTCTCGAGACTCGATCAGTACGGCGTCACTCCCCCCACTCCCCTTAAGGGATGGGTGAAGGACATGGAGGAAATTATCCAATTTGGCGTGCTTTTTCGGGCTCACCTCCACTCGCCAGAGGCCATACTGGTTGCCATCGCCATAGCTGTAGCCAAAGCCATAGCCCCATGGATAGTCGATGCGCCCGGCATCGTTATCCCGGTCAACGCCTTCAACTCCCATATGCCTGAACTCCTGGATAACCCGCGCACCGGCGGGAATATCAGCACCGGGGGACGACTTGATCGCCCTGACGCAATCCAGGAGCTTTGCCGGACTCTGTCCCAGTCTGGTCCTGCCGTCACAGAAGTATGCGACCCGGTCACTGAACGACTTGCCCGAGGCGTGGGCCGCCTGGGGCCAGACCGAGTAGCGGTCGAACACCTCACGGTTCGGGTCAGGCGGTTGATTGGTAATGATAACCGTCGGATGTTCCGGTAAGCCCGCTGTCGAAGCAACCTCGATGTCAATGGGGCCGTTATCCGTTGATCTGAGCGGCTTTCTGAGGGTCGTGGCCATGGAACCTCCCAATCGCCTAACCACTCGGTTATCTTTTTTCGGCAGCAGTGTCGTGCTCCGCAACTGCGAGCGCTCCTGCCGGACCGTTATCCGGCTTGTGTTCTCCGACCGGTGTATACCGCCAGACTCGTTGCCCACGGTCACCTTGGCACTTCCGTCAAACTCGGGGCGCGCCCTGAGCTGCAACAGCCACAGCTTCTTGAAATCAGGCTTTACCGCATCGACCCGGTCGAACACTACGAAATAATCGTCATCCCCTCCCGGTGAACGGAGATAGACGAATTCGCGCTGCACCAGGGAAACCTTCGCCTTGCTCTTTCCCGTGGTCACCGCAGTGGAGTTGTAGGCACGAGTGGCATCGGCGGCCGTGTAGACATAGCGGTCACTCCGCTCGAACCGGACCAGCCCCCCGATATCGCGGTAATTGCCGTTGGCAGTCCCGTTGTAGGTCCTCCCCCACTTGTCATCCCAATAGGTGGTAATGCGCTGGCCGCCGTCGTTGGCCCAGCCGCCGAAATCCTCATTCGGATCGTAGATCAGAAGGTTGTTGGTCGAAATGGTACGGGTGAAAAAATTGGCCGCCTGAGGCCACCCCGGATTTTTGTCCCGCAGGGGTCCCCCCTCGTACCAGCACATGTAATTTCCCGACCGTGCCAACGCCAGTTCCTCTCCCTTGGCGATCATGAACGCCAGGCTATCGTGGTGCATGTGTCCATGGTAGTAGAAAGGCTCTGCCTTGAAGAGGGCATACGTGGCATCGGGGTCATTCCAGGCACTCCGCATGGCCACCCACCCGATGCCGGCTTTCTTACCGAAACGATCCCGATCGATTTCTCCTGCACGTTCATCCCACCCCAGAGCTTCTGCCAGGGGCAACCCGACTTCCTTGGGACCAAGCGGGGGAATCGTTTCATCGAGGAGCACAAACGAGACGGGGTTTTCTGCTTGATAGGGTATTCCTCCAAAGGCCTCCTTAACCAGCCACATATAGAGGCTTGCCGTCTTTTCATCACCCTTGCGGCGGTATTCCGCAGCGGTGATTGCCATATTTGTCGCCATTCCTTTCCCAACAGAACCATAGTCTGTGGTGGTGGCAGTCCAGTTATCATGGAAGGTGGCAAAGTAACGGAAGGCCTTGCCGGTCTTGGCCCGCTCTATGGGAAAAGGGAGCAAGGCCTGGATAAGATGGTTGGGAAGCCGTGCAAAGACTTCCTGATCTAAAAAAAATGACGACCTTGTTGCCGTCGACAAGGCGAGGAACGGATTGAATGTCCCTCCCAACTGGAAAATATAATAGGTCCCGTCGGCAAAGCCGCCATCCTTGCCGGCAACTTGCTCCATGGCCAAGTTGTCCCGTAATGTCTCTCGAATGGCCGTTACGAGGAGTTTTTCCGCGTAGGCGTCATCAATCCCGTCACCATAGAACGCCAAGGCAGCCACGATCCCCTCGGGTCGCGGAGAAGCCCGATAACCATAAGTTTTTTCATTGTGAATTCTGATTTCCTTTCCGATCCTCTTTTTGCAGAAATCCACGAACGCCCGCTTTTCCTGCTGTGTAAGCGCCCCATGGGCCCAGTCGTACAGAACCGCAAGATCATCGGGCGCTGCCTTGCTTCCCCCGCTTATGGCGTCCGTCAGAGCCTTGGCGGCCATTCGGCCATAATCGTTACGGGACATCTTCGCCCCGTGCTCGGGCCCGATCCCCATGGCGTAGAAGAGCGCCGCCTGCTTACCTCCCATTCTTTGGTGCATCAGGCTCCACTGCTTCGCCTTTGTCGTTAGCGCCTCTGTCTTCAGGGCGGGGATCCGCTCCGGCGTCAGATAGATCCGCGGATGCCCCTTGCGGATGGTGGCAACGACCTTTTTCGCCTCACTCTCAGCCCAGGAGCGGGTTGATCCTTCCGACTCCGAGGAGGCAGTTTCACGGCATGCAAACAGAAGCACGGTGAGAGACACCGTCAACAGTAGAGTGAGAAACCATCTCGCGGCAATGGACTTAGGCGCCATTTTCATCATGTACCTCCTGCGGCGGCCTGGTAGGTCCGCTCCTGCTCCTCGCACAGCCTGCCCCAATCGTAGGTAAGGGCGCATTCCCGCGCATTCCGCTCAAGTGCTTCACGCAAATCCCTGTTCGCAAGGACGGACATGACCTCATCTGCAAACGCTTCGGGGGTGTCGGCAACAAGTATATTCCTGCCATGCTCCACCGCAAGCCCCTCGCATCCCACCGAGGTTGAAACAATAGCCTTTCCCATCCCCATGGCATCAAGGATCTTGAGCCGCGTACCGCTGCCGATCCGGATCGGCACCACCACCACCCGTGCCTCGTCCACATAGGTGCGGATATCATCCACGAAGCCGGTCACCCTTACCCGCGGGTCGCTGGCTGCGGCCTCGGCAATCTCCCGGGGCGGTGCGGTTCCCACAAAGATCATGGTGGCGTCGGGCTGCCGCTGCCGGATCAGCGGACAAATCTCGCGCCAGAAATAGAGGACTGCATCGCGATTGGTGTGGACATCCATGTGCCCTAGCCAGAGCACGGAATTTTCCACAGGTGGCCGTCCAATGGGCTTGAAGAACTCGGTATTCGTCCCGTTGGGCACCACGGAGATCGGAATGGTTATCCCCATGCCTACGAGAACATCACGGTCCAGCTCAGAAACGGCGATGCACCGGTCAAAACGGTTCACCATCTCCTTTTCAAACCGGCAGAGCCTCTGCCACTGGAGTTTCAAGAAAGCCCGCTTCAGCGTACTCGGGTCCGATTCCGCCCAGCGCTGCAGTCTGATCGATTCCACATTGTGATTGACCAGGATTTTGGGGAGATGGAAGAACTCACTCAGGTAAACCGACAGGGGGAGCAAGTCCACATGGACAAGGTCAATCTTGTTGTTCGCAATGATCTCCCTGATCTTGGCCCGCATCGCCGGGGAGTCGTATTTGGACGCCACAAAAGGGAGGTCGGAAAACAGGTTGCAGCCGAGCGAAAA contains the following coding sequences:
- a CDS encoding glycosyltransferase family 4 protein, translated to MNVLFLSTKSPYPLINGHSLRTYHTLRDAARRHDVTLVTFIQQPEHELKPEHIEHLKSFCKEVHTFPIPVDQSRAKLAFSLGCNLFSDLPFVASKYDSPAMRAKIREIIANNKIDLVHVDLLPLSVYLSEFFHLPKILVNHNVESIRLQRWAESDPSTLKRAFLKLQWQRLCRFEKEMVNRFDRCIAVSELDRDVLVGMGITIPISVVPNGTNTEFFKPIGRPPVENSVLWLGHMDVHTNRDAVLYFWREICPLIRQRQPDATMIFVGTAPPREIAEAAASDPRVRVTGFVDDIRTYVDEARVVVVPIRIGSGTRLKILDAMGMGKAIVSTSVGCEGLAVEHGRNILVADTPEAFADEVMSVLANRDLREALERNARECALTYDWGRLCEEQERTYQAAAGGT